A portion of the Methyloterricola oryzae genome contains these proteins:
- a CDS encoding cation-translocating P-type ATPase — MHDEGSVGTGTLFQTIALTPNEALAHLRSTREGLSVEQAQARLRTFGRNELPRPRGPSSLRQLLNQMIHFFALMLWGAAFLAFAGEMPQLGVAIILVIVVNGVFSFVQEYRAERATRALAALLPESTVVRRSGRKLAIPSAELVPGDIVLLKEGDRISADARVIRSSELRVDMSTLTGESEPVMRTSDAYAGPVDDPFEAPNVVFAGTFVSSGSATTVVAASGSQTRLGGISALTGRIVARPTPLRNQLNQTVRVIALFALATGVVFFGIALSLGTPVHDGVLFSIGVIVALVPEGLLPTLSLSLAMSATRMAKRGALVRRLESVETLGATTVICTDKTGTVTRNEMTARDIVLPEKQYRATGSGYEPGGTILTRTGRPLSESERSDIQLILQAAALCGDAQVEQRDGRWRCLGDPTEGALLALARKGGVERRDAARYAPRVREFPFESARQRMSTVHHRPNGAYEVLAKGSPEAIMPLCKSIRVNESVLPFGSDEQRHVSAQVDTLAAKGLRVLAFARREFANQMPETARAAEVEMEFLGLVGMADPVRPEVPAAIAQARMAGIRIVMITGDHPATALSVAREAGIAAESVMLGAELPEDDDTLGQLLMTNTPVLARIAPEDKLRIARALQGLGEVVAMTGDGVNDAPALRQADIGIAMGKGGTDVAREAADLVLLDDNFAHIVEAVEEGRAAFDNIIRFLTYHLTDNVAELTPFVVWAMSAGEIPLMLSVLQVLALDIGTDLLPALALGAERPAAGVMHRNPRARSAKLLSINVFGRAFGCLGPVEAFLAIAMLPLGAWLYFGWPVHPLPIMGTDKAVLSTMVFSVIVTVQMANAFECRSNPASLFVIGPFTNRMLVVAVVIEALTLLAFVYVPPIARILGHAPLRADQWLPILACPWLFIAAEELRKAIVRVRTPKMRLQ; from the coding sequence ATGCACGATGAGGGTTCGGTGGGAACTGGCACACTTTTCCAAACCATCGCCCTCACTCCAAACGAGGCCCTAGCGCACCTGCGTTCGACACGAGAGGGGCTTTCCGTGGAGCAAGCCCAAGCCCGGCTGCGCACCTTCGGGCGCAACGAGTTGCCGCGGCCCCGTGGCCCTAGCTCGCTGCGACAACTCCTGAATCAAATGATCCACTTTTTTGCGTTGATGCTCTGGGGGGCAGCATTCCTGGCGTTCGCTGGTGAGATGCCGCAACTGGGCGTTGCGATCATTCTCGTCATCGTCGTCAATGGCGTGTTCAGCTTCGTGCAAGAGTATCGGGCGGAACGGGCCACGAGAGCACTCGCAGCACTGCTTCCGGAATCGACGGTGGTCCGCCGCTCGGGACGCAAGCTCGCGATCCCCTCGGCGGAGTTGGTACCTGGGGACATCGTCCTGCTGAAGGAAGGTGATCGGATTTCAGCTGATGCCAGAGTGATTCGTTCATCGGAACTCAGAGTTGATATGTCGACGCTGACGGGTGAGTCGGAACCGGTAATGCGGACATCCGACGCCTATGCTGGCCCTGTCGACGATCCATTCGAAGCGCCGAACGTCGTTTTCGCAGGAACATTCGTGTCATCTGGTTCAGCCACAACAGTCGTCGCTGCCTCGGGAAGCCAAACGCGCCTTGGCGGAATATCGGCACTGACTGGACGCATAGTTGCGCGACCGACCCCACTTCGAAACCAACTCAACCAAACCGTCCGTGTCATCGCGCTATTTGCGCTCGCGACCGGCGTGGTGTTCTTTGGAATCGCACTTTCACTCGGAACTCCGGTTCATGACGGTGTCTTGTTCTCGATTGGCGTCATAGTCGCCCTCGTACCTGAGGGACTTTTGCCGACCCTGTCCTTATCCCTTGCGATGAGCGCTACGCGGATGGCGAAGCGAGGTGCTTTGGTCCGTCGGCTCGAATCCGTCGAGACGCTGGGGGCTACAACGGTGATATGTACCGATAAGACCGGAACGGTGACGCGGAATGAAATGACCGCGCGAGATATTGTGCTGCCCGAGAAACAATACCGGGCGACCGGTTCAGGATACGAGCCTGGCGGAACTATTCTCACGAGGACGGGGCGACCGCTTTCCGAATCGGAGCGATCCGACATCCAGTTAATACTCCAGGCGGCGGCCCTTTGCGGCGATGCGCAGGTTGAGCAACGCGACGGGCGCTGGCGCTGTCTGGGAGACCCAACGGAAGGGGCCCTGCTGGCACTGGCGCGCAAGGGCGGGGTCGAGCGTCGGGATGCTGCGCGCTATGCGCCGCGAGTCCGTGAGTTTCCATTTGAGTCGGCACGGCAGCGGATGAGCACCGTTCATCACCGGCCCAATGGCGCCTATGAGGTTCTTGCGAAAGGCTCACCGGAGGCCATAATGCCGCTTTGCAAAAGCATCCGGGTGAACGAATCTGTGTTGCCGTTCGGAAGCGATGAACAACGGCACGTTTCGGCGCAAGTCGATACACTCGCCGCGAAAGGTCTGCGGGTACTGGCCTTCGCTCGTCGCGAATTTGCCAACCAAATGCCCGAAACTGCACGAGCGGCCGAAGTTGAAATGGAGTTTCTGGGGCTCGTAGGGATGGCGGACCCTGTCCGTCCTGAAGTCCCCGCCGCTATCGCCCAAGCGAGAATGGCCGGTATTCGGATCGTCATGATTACTGGGGACCATCCGGCAACGGCCTTGTCGGTTGCCCGTGAGGCGGGAATCGCAGCGGAATCGGTCATGCTCGGCGCCGAACTTCCCGAAGACGATGACACCCTAGGCCAACTGCTGATGACAAATACACCGGTGCTTGCCCGCATAGCACCAGAAGACAAATTGAGGATTGCCAGAGCGTTGCAGGGCCTGGGCGAAGTCGTTGCCATGACCGGAGATGGCGTGAATGATGCGCCCGCACTTCGCCAGGCCGACATCGGCATCGCCATGGGCAAGGGCGGAACCGATGTAGCGCGCGAAGCGGCGGATCTCGTGCTGCTGGATGATAATTTCGCCCACATCGTCGAGGCCGTGGAAGAAGGGCGAGCGGCGTTCGACAACATCATACGCTTCTTGACCTATCACCTGACAGACAACGTGGCCGAACTCACCCCTTTTGTGGTTTGGGCGATGTCGGCCGGTGAAATCCCGTTAATGCTTTCGGTACTTCAGGTGCTTGCGCTCGACATTGGCACAGACTTGCTCCCAGCCCTTGCGCTTGGCGCGGAGAGGCCCGCTGCTGGGGTGATGCATCGTAATCCGAGGGCACGGAGTGCGAAGCTGCTAAGCATCAACGTCTTCGGGCGGGCATTTGGATGTCTCGGTCCGGTTGAGGCATTTCTGGCAATTGCCATGCTCCCGCTCGGAGCGTGGCTGTATTTTGGCTGGCCGGTCCACCCTCTTCCAATTATGGGTACGGACAAAGCGGTGCTCTCGACGATGGTATTTTCAGTCATTGTAACGGTGCAAATGGCCAACGCGTTCGAGTGCCGCTCGAATCCGGCATCGCTCTTCGTGATAGGCCCATTTACCAATCGAATGCTCGTCGTCGCTGTCGTCATTGAGGCGCTGACGCTGCTAGCGTTTGTCTACGTACCTCCGATAGCACGCATACTGGGTCACGCGCCGCTTCGCGCGGATCAATGGCTACCGATATTAGCGTGTCCTTGGCTTTTCATCGCCGCGGAAGAATTACGCAAGGCCATCGTACGTGTTCGAACGCCGAAAATGAGACTTCAATAA
- a CDS encoding integrase core domain-containing protein translates to LYLSVDELQADLDAWIEHYNQERTHQGKMCCGRTPLQTLHAGKEVWNQKVGQLNLI, encoded by the coding sequence CTTTATCTCTCCGTGGACGAACTGCAGGCCGACCTGGATGCCTGGATCGAGCACTATAACCAGGAGCGAACCCATCAGGGTAAGATGTGTTGCGGTCGCACTCCCCTACAAACGCTTCACGCTGGAAAGGAGGTGTGGAACCAGAAAGTCGGTCAGTTGAATCTGATCTGA